A window of Acinonyx jubatus isolate Ajub_Pintada_27869175 chromosome E4, VMU_Ajub_asm_v1.0, whole genome shotgun sequence contains these coding sequences:
- the LOC128312987 gene encoding basic proline-rich protein-like: MEGCYLHNPATPPSRAEAGEAPARPRARLARGAAVPRNNVLSPPTPTRFFGVQGLERSCFQKNICIDRGVLYLLQSTVKKLETQGQREAEGTLWGEPDAVPRGLEKFRVGREGWESPLLAPGASGAAWPAATSRSPPPSRPFLFRRGPALGVAASRPRDPEREVRRRRRRRPRAPSGGHAPAARAAPGVPLAPPGLCGPRLLPSRRRGRSPSRLARAGRTPGAEGSHLLPGLRGAANIQRRPGPAAPRRIPPALPPPPPPPPPRPRSATARLLLRGPFRRRRARTRGRAPPGRRGPPRGPKEGRGRLKGWKKPPLLSTPFLLSIKDIWPLPPASPFFGVSSPGCEFRGDGKPFLQKLPIRPVKPAGQKVLFKKGTTRRKKRSTFPGQKNSLALEPSWSSEGGMRVARV, from the exons ATGGAGGGCTGTTACTTACATAATCCAGCCACTCCGCCCAGCCGCGCTGAAGCCGGCGAGGCGCCCGCCAGGCCGCGCGCGCGCCTTGCGAGGGGTGCTGCTGTCCCCCGAAATAACGTGCTTtcccctccaacccccacccGGTTCTTTGGGGTCCAGGGTTTGGAGAGGTCGTGCTTTCAGAAAAACATTTGCATCGATCGGGGTGTGCTTTACCTTCTTCAGTCCACAGTAAAGAAGCTGGAGACCCAAGGGCAGAGGGAAGCGGAGGGAACGCTTTGGGGAGAACCGGACGCCGTCCCTcg TGGGCTGGAAAAGTTTCGCGTTGGGAGGGAAGGCTGGGAGTCGCCTCTCCTGGCACCCGGCGCGAGCGGGGCTGCCTGGCCGGCGGCTACCTCCcggtcccctcctccctcacggCCCTTCCTTTTTCGCCGCGGCCCCGCGCTAGGTGTCGCGGCCTCTCGGCCCAGAGACCCGGAGCGCGaggtgcggcggcggcggcggcggcggccgagaGCTCCGAGCGGAGGGCACGCCCCTGCCGCCCGCGCGGCCCCCGGGGTCCCGCTCGCCCCGCCCGGGCTCTGCGGACCCCGCCTCCTCCCGAGCCGCCGCCGGGGCCGGAGCCCCTCTCGGCTGGCCCGCGCGGGGCGCACCCCGGGCGCAGAGGGCAGCCACCTGCTCCCCGGGCTGCGCGGGGCAGCGAACATCCAACGCCGCCCGGGCCCCGCGGCCCCGCGGCGCATCCCCccggccctccccccacctcccccccccccccccccgcgtcccCGCTCCGCCACCGCCCGCCTGTTGCTGCGGGGGCCGTTCCGGCGGCGGCGCGCCCGCACCCGGGGACGCGCTCCACCTGGGCGACGGGGGCCTCCCCGGGGACCCAAGGAGGGGCGGGGGCGTTTGAAAGGATGGAAGAAGCCTCCCCTCCTGTCCACCCCCTTTCTGTTGTCAATTAAGGACATTTGGCCGTTACCCCCAGCTTCTCCTTTCTTTGGTGTTTCAAGTCCAGGGTGTGAATTCCGAGGAG ATGGCAAACCTTTCCTACAGAAGCTGCCCATCAGACCAGTGAAACCCGCAGGACAAAAAGTTCTATTCAAGAAGGGAAcaacaaggaggaaaaaaaggtcaACATTCCCAG
- the LOC128313111 gene encoding retinitis pigmentosa 9 protein homolog isoform X1 → MNVIIGPGPDSNIEKKKKKKKKKKKKKKKKKNGKKKKKKKSSRPGQIQERGKRGRGFRKKDAEDPCLDGHAHKSIHYPAPPAPP, encoded by the exons ATGAATGTGATAATTGGACCGGGGCCG GATTCAAACattgagaagaagaagaagaagaagaagaagaagaagaagaagaagaagaagaagaagaatgggaagaagaagaagaagaagaaatcaagccGGCCAGG CCAGATCCAGGAGAGAGGCAAACGTGGGCGTGGATTTCGGAAGAAAGATGCTGAAGATCCCTGCCTGGACGGACACGCACACAAAAGCATCCACTATCCAGCACCACCAGCACCACCctga
- the LOC128313111 gene encoding uncharacterized protein LOC128313111 isoform X2 codes for MGCVTSTLTDNHHHLLPCTYTPFLGRLQFQSQIHHCEEVFSLNKNRDGNTPETILCRKLLAQDSNIEKKKKKKKKKKKKKKKKKNGKKKKKKKSSRPGQIQERGKRGRGFRKKDAEDPCLDGHAHKSIHYPAPPAPP; via the exons ATGGGGTGTGTTACCAGTACACTGACAGACAACCACCACCATCTTCTGCCATGCACATATACCCCTTTCCTAGGACGTTTACAATTTCAGTCTCAAATTCATCACTGTGAAGAAGTCTTCTCTTTGAATAAGAATAGAGATGGTAACACGCCTGAGACTATACTCTGTAGGAAACTTTTGGCACAGGATTCAAACattgagaagaagaagaagaagaagaagaagaagaagaagaagaagaagaagaagaagaatgggaagaagaagaagaagaagaaatcaagccGGCCAGG CCAGATCCAGGAGAGAGGCAAACGTGGGCGTGGATTTCGGAAGAAAGATGCTGAAGATCCCTGCCTGGACGGACACGCACACAAAAGCATCCACTATCCAGCACCACCAGCACCACCctga